actcattcaggcaagtgaagagtattccatcagagacgagagcgtggtgctggaaaagcacagcaggtcaggcggcatctgaggagaatcgacgtttcgggcaaaagctcttcatcaggaagagctggcctgctgtgcttttccagcaccacactctcgactctaatctccaggctctgcagtccccactttcgcctagtattccatcatactcatgACTtgttgccttgtagatggtggaaagggtttgggagagtgggggggagcgGAGGAGAGAGTTACATGCCACTTACCTCTTGTGGATTTCTGACGTCTGACCTGCTGATGTAGTGGCTGGattatccagttcagtttctgatcaatggcaacGCCCATGTTATTTGCCAGTGGGAGATTCAGCGAAGGTAAGGCCATTCCATTTCAGGGGACAATTGTTTGATTCTTGCTTGCTGGAAATGGTCATTAGTTTGCAATTGAGAGTCCAGCCAATCACTGTGTATCCACAGTCTCTAGCTGCTCACTTTCACTGTATGGGTCTATTCTCCAATCATTTCCTTTCCCTGTCCCAACAGGAGATTGAGAAGTTAATAACTGACATAGTGTCCGCCTGCAAAGACACAAAGACAATGATCGACGCTGTCGGGGCGAGTCTCCTGACCGAACTGAAGTCTAAGATTAATATGTTGAAGATGAAAGTGGAGAGCGAGAGGGTCCAGAAGATTGAGAAGCTGCAGGAGATCTTAGCTGCTCTCCACGGTCCGACCCAGCTCTACCTGCAGATGAAGCGGTTACTGGACTCCCATTTGAACCCCGTGCACTTCCTTAAGGAGGACAAGCAGCTTCGGGGAGAGGTGGCCAGGTTCTCCCAGCAGGAGGCACTGCCCCAGATCCCGAAGGAAGGCAGCATCTCAGTCTCCCACTACTTCAAGGAGCTGGTCAAGGGCATCGACATGAAGGACTTTGTTTCCTCGGAGACCAACAACCTGCTGCTGAAGAGCGCAGAGGAGCATGATGCCTGGATGTCAAGCTGCTCAAACCTAAACGTTCCCTCGGCAGAGGCTCTGGATGAGATCATCCACAAAATTATACTGAGTTTGGGCTTCAAAAGTAAAGAGGCAGACACGAGTTACGATGAATATGAGTCCTTCCTGTCCACCTCCACTACATCCAACTGCCTTGATCCAGCCCAGGAGATGGAGGTGCTGCCACTGGATGGGATAGATGTATAAACAATTTATTAAGTTGTTCACAATTTTAGTTCACAATCCAAAGCGTTTAGG
This genomic stretch from Hemiscyllium ocellatum isolate sHemOce1 chromosome 47, sHemOce1.pat.X.cur, whole genome shotgun sequence harbors:
- the LOC132836646 gene encoding tripartite motif-containing protein 54-like, producing the protein MNVAHEALAKELSCPVCLELYTPPVLELPCGHNYCKQCIEATLFSQNCTHVNGHFFCPMCRKLTYLRGKGIGILKRNIFAENVLDKFKQELEIICNKELSQKTQMCDKHEEELMNLMCLHDDMPICSICKLFGDHKSHNVAKLSDVYQQRKKCFTEDMKSLHMRSENASGTIQEIEKLITDIVSACKDTKTMIDAVGASLLTELKSKINMLKMKVESERVQKIEKLQEILAALHGPTQLYLQMKRLLDSHLNPVHFLKEDKQLRGEVARFSQQEALPQIPKEGSISVSHYFKELVKGIDMKDFVSSETNNLLLKSAEEHDAWMSSCSNLNVPSAEALDEIIHKIILSLGFKSKEADTSYDEYESFLSTSTTSNCLDPAQEMEVLPLDGIDV